TACTCGTAGTATTAAGCCGCGCTGGTCGAGAGCAGGTTCGTCCGTTTGGTACACGCCGGAACAAGTTCGAGCACTAATACCAATCCGCAACAACGTCGAAAGCCTAGCAACGCAGACTGATCTTCGGGACGTTTTCCTATGCCATGCGTGGGACGACAGGCAGGGGGCTGCCAAAGAGCTACACGATTTACTTGAGGCACATGGTGTCTCTGTTTGGTTCAGTGAAAAGGATGTTGCTCTTGGCGTGCCGTTGCTTCGTGCCATCGATAAGGGTTTGGCGAATTCACGAGTTGGAATCGTATTAGTGACCCCTGCGTTGTTACGCCGACTCCCAGCAGAAGGCATCGCAGATAAAGAACTTTCAGCACTTCTGGCTCGTGAACGACTCGTCCCGATTGTGCACGAAACTACGTTTGAAGCTCTCCGTGAAGTAAGTCCTTTGCTTGCATCGCGAAGCGGTTTGAGTACTGCAGAAGAGCCAATGGCAGACGTTGCTGCAAAGATCGCAGAGCTTGTCGCCCTGTAAATCATTGTTTGTCCAGTAGAATATGCTGTTCGGAAATAATATATCCGCCACAGCTCATTAACAGCTTATTAATGCAATCATAATCTTGAAATTACGCCAATTGGAAGCTAACATACAACAAACTTCCGAGGAGGCGTTTTTTCATGTCCACGCCCATTCGTCTTTACCTGCTGGATATCGACCCCGCCACCGAACGGCGTCTGCTCTCCCTCGCCCAGCGTCATCTCAAGCTGGTACTCGAAAGCGGCCACCGCCATACTTCTTCCAAGCGCCGCGCTGAAATCGCTCAAGAAATCGAAGCTATCCGATCCGAGCGCGACTCTATTATCGCCCGCCTGCGCAAAGAGGCAGAAATGCGGGTGACATCGTGAAGGACGAACAGCCTTCCGGCAGAATCTCACCGATCCGCGTGAGTGTAAAATGTTTGT
This genomic stretch from Insulibacter thermoxylanivorax harbors:
- a CDS encoding toll/interleukin-1 receptor domain-containing protein, with translation MSSGGGGSRGGNSTRSIKPRWSRAGSSVWYTPEQVRALIPIRNNVESLATQTDLRDVFLCHAWDDRQGAAKELHDLLEAHGVSVWFSEKDVALGVPLLRAIDKGLANSRVGIVLVTPALLRRLPAEGIADKELSALLARERLVPIVHETTFEALREVSPLLASRSGLSTAEEPMADVAAKIAELVAL